A portion of the Paenibacillus marchantiae genome contains these proteins:
- a CDS encoding ABC transporter ATP-binding protein: MDVLRQLQIFFWEKRSYLFLSILCLAIATALGLVYPNMLRILIDDVITPRNFEDVPKLALTVLGVVILKAGMQFLHGLFGGRLGNFLAYRLRNACYEKLQFLSFRYYDTAKTGDLMSRLTGDLEAIRNFIGFGFAQILNMVLMVVFGAIMMMTMSWKLTLLTLICIPLLAFVALRFESRIHPAFQEMRLALSSLTTAVQENITGVRTVKSFAREPHEVEKFAVRNERYKTNQIHAATLWSQYFPIMEILASVSVVLLLLIGGNMVIQKTLTLGELVAFFSLIWYIIGPMWNLGFHINNYTQSKASGERVLELLNTPVDVQETEDPVIVEADQVKGHVAFESVTFAYGNKMPAVTDINFDAPPGSVIGFLGGTGSGKSTIIQLLMRAYNVNSGTIKLDGKNIKDIGIRSLRSQIASVFQETFLFSSSIRNNISYGLKNVTMDEIIRAAKLAKAHEFIMEFPEGYDTVVGERGMGLSGGQKQRIAIARALLKNPKILVLDDATSAVDMETEHEIQSGFQEVMRGRTTFIIAHRISSLRHADEILVLDEGRVVQRGTHKRLIEEPGPYRDVYEIQYADYIARGKREAGEQVNS; the protein is encoded by the coding sequence ATGGATGTTCTCAGGCAATTGCAGATCTTTTTCTGGGAGAAGCGCTCGTATTTATTTTTATCGATCTTATGCCTCGCCATAGCGACCGCGCTTGGACTGGTGTATCCGAACATGCTAAGGATACTGATTGATGACGTCATCACTCCGCGCAATTTTGAAGACGTTCCCAAACTTGCTTTAACGGTATTAGGTGTCGTTATTTTGAAAGCGGGAATGCAATTTTTACACGGTCTTTTTGGAGGGCGTCTCGGAAACTTCTTGGCGTACCGACTTCGTAACGCTTGTTACGAAAAGCTTCAATTTTTATCCTTCCGGTATTACGACACGGCCAAAACGGGAGACTTGATGTCCCGCCTCACGGGAGATCTCGAAGCGATCCGTAACTTTATCGGATTTGGCTTCGCTCAAATTCTCAACATGGTTCTGATGGTCGTATTCGGCGCAATCATGATGATGACCATGAGTTGGAAGCTTACCTTGCTAACGCTCATATGTATTCCTCTGCTTGCCTTCGTTGCGCTGAGATTCGAATCCCGAATTCACCCTGCATTCCAAGAAATGCGGCTGGCACTCAGCTCTTTGACGACAGCAGTACAGGAGAATATTACAGGTGTGCGTACTGTAAAGTCATTTGCACGTGAGCCTCACGAAGTGGAGAAGTTTGCCGTCCGTAACGAGCGTTATAAAACGAACCAGATTCATGCAGCAACATTATGGAGTCAATACTTTCCGATCATGGAGATTCTCGCTTCGGTCAGCGTAGTTCTTCTGCTCCTCATTGGCGGAAACATGGTTATTCAGAAAACGTTAACACTCGGTGAACTCGTTGCCTTTTTCAGTTTGATCTGGTACATAATCGGTCCAATGTGGAACCTTGGATTCCATATCAATAACTACACGCAATCCAAAGCATCGGGTGAACGGGTGTTGGAACTTTTGAATACGCCGGTAGATGTACAAGAGACAGAAGATCCGGTCATTGTAGAGGCTGATCAAGTCAAAGGGCATGTGGCCTTTGAATCCGTTACCTTTGCTTACGGCAATAAAATGCCGGCAGTGACCGATATTAACTTTGATGCGCCACCAGGCTCCGTCATTGGCTTCCTGGGAGGAACAGGCTCGGGTAAATCAACTATTATTCAGCTCCTGATGCGTGCATACAACGTGAACTCGGGCACCATCAAGCTGGACGGCAAGAATATTAAGGACATTGGAATTCGCAGCCTGCGGAGTCAGATTGCTTCTGTGTTCCAGGAAACGTTCCTGTTCTCTTCCAGCATTCGCAACAACATTTCATATGGACTCAAAAATGTAACCATGGATGAAATTATCCGTGCAGCCAAACTGGCCAAAGCACATGAATTCATCATGGAATTCCCTGAAGGATACGATACGGTCGTCGGGGAGCGGGGAATGGGCTTGTCGGGAGGACAAAAACAGCGGATTGCAATTGCTAGAGCTCTGCTGAAAAACCCGAAAATTCTCGTTCTGGATGATGCAACCAGTGCAGTCGACATGGAGACCGAACATGAAATTCAATCCGGATTCCAGGAAGTCATGCGTGGAAGAACGACGTTTATCATTGCGCATCGGATCTCTTCCTTGCGTCACGCAGATGAGATTCTGGTACTGGATGAAGGACGTGTCGTTCAACGTGGCACACACAAACGTCTCATTGAAGAGCCTGGACCTTACCGGGACGTATATGAGATTCAATACGCAGATTATATTGCCCGCGGTAAGCGGGAGGCTGGGGAGCAGGTGAATTCATGA
- a CDS encoding dynamin family protein, producing the protein MSRTDYPVEMAKPLLPLREAMEQTGDHTAVQALTDLISKAEMKQLTIAFCGHFSAGKSSLINSLCGKRVLPSSPVPTSANVVSIRNGEPRALIYTSSNVSADNSAGVLEVSPEQLEEYCKNGGAYTSIEVWDDIPLLKNDAVLLDTPGVDSTDQGHSLATHSALHLADVVFYVMDYNHVQSESNLSFAKSLSDWGKPLFLIVNQIDKHRDRELSFDQYVEGVEAIFAAWEVRYDGLLFTSLRDKEHRYSQWKQLPQLIEHMMNEKEGLIKHSLASSASHVTEQHLTRRAEEREEEETALLEEVGGKEGIEHLERELGLLDQKEAELRSKPSREREKFRAELEPLLANANLTPADIRTSAAAYLESRKPGFRVGLLFSGGKTEQEKQRRAAELVRLLQDQASGQVEVHIRTMLRQLGEAHQLWGAEWEQALNAELPAVDEALLEMKRSASAEVSPEYVLQFSKDIRGEIEARYRRSAMILADRLLEALGAQGEAALQALDASRTALLAQSASAARYTALQRAADAEAAGLRSLLPPAGPLTSGLLPEVQGPPVPAHEPGEAPGPHTGTAESVAAQPQTPGAPPPRKAAVHGQPAAGAQRRRRLDAAAARLEAAAALVEPYPAMGSAVRDLRARAASLAGGTFTLALFGAFSAGKSSFANALLGEAVLPVSPHPTTAAINRIMAPSGGAEHGTARVRMKSPDAFQEDLAYSFRLLGLGEPGADWQKRVKALSPQDVHPAGRPHYSFLQAAAAGWEDTAAQLGQDVLVDLNGYRNFVANEKKSCFVDSIDLYYSCDVTEQGIVLVDTPGADSVNARHTGVTFNYMKNADALIFVTYYNHAFSQGDRQFLNQLGRVKDSSAMDQMFFVVNASDLSSSEEELEQVLDHVSTQLRSNGIRAPRLFPVSSMLAMEGKTGNDATLLEQSGFIQFEKEFNRFAGSELADLAVGGASEEIARVIKRLKTRAEDATQGEEVLQRRRDELGSIQEQSLQRVHLLAERSMKAELAQETSELLFHVRQRLGYRFGLFMAEAFHPSVLREDRGNLKAAFAACGRELLRMIAIELEQELLATTLRLEQAGQTWLHKQVTECVDELKRLSGGMDLSLPLNERWSTPVLDEVRLEEPSGWKTYLSYFRNPKQFFEGDGRQRLQEALDPVIKQMVIDVLPAAENKLVQFYDNQLGQSLQHQSRQLEERLEEAVSALHETLTSGIPAEEWESLSVQLGQIECE; encoded by the coding sequence ATGTCCAGAACAGATTACCCAGTAGAGATGGCCAAACCTCTGCTTCCACTGCGAGAAGCGATGGAGCAGACAGGGGACCATACAGCTGTACAGGCTTTAACGGATTTGATCAGTAAGGCGGAAATGAAACAGTTAACGATTGCGTTTTGTGGACACTTCTCGGCAGGTAAATCGAGTCTGATTAATAGTTTATGTGGCAAGCGGGTGTTGCCTTCGAGTCCTGTACCTACAAGTGCGAATGTAGTATCCATCCGTAATGGTGAGCCAAGAGCACTTATTTATACGTCATCGAACGTAAGCGCTGACAATTCAGCGGGAGTTCTTGAGGTTTCGCCAGAACAATTGGAAGAGTATTGCAAGAATGGTGGGGCATACACCTCCATTGAAGTATGGGATGACATTCCCCTACTGAAAAATGATGCGGTATTACTTGATACGCCAGGTGTGGATTCGACCGATCAGGGGCACAGCCTAGCAACACATTCAGCACTTCATCTTGCTGATGTGGTGTTCTATGTGATGGATTATAACCATGTGCAATCGGAAAGCAACCTTTCTTTTGCCAAAAGTCTATCCGATTGGGGCAAACCGTTGTTTCTTATCGTGAACCAGATTGATAAACATCGGGACCGGGAGCTATCGTTTGACCAATATGTTGAAGGTGTAGAAGCTATTTTTGCAGCCTGGGAAGTTCGGTATGATGGACTGCTGTTTACTTCGCTTCGGGACAAGGAGCATCGTTACAGCCAGTGGAAGCAGCTTCCTCAACTGATTGAACATATGATGAATGAGAAGGAAGGGTTAATCAAGCACAGCCTTGCAAGCTCTGCGAGCCATGTGACTGAGCAGCACCTGACTAGACGTGCGGAAGAACGCGAAGAGGAAGAGACAGCGCTCCTGGAGGAAGTAGGGGGCAAGGAAGGTATTGAACACCTGGAACGGGAGTTGGGTCTCCTGGATCAAAAGGAAGCAGAACTTCGTTCCAAACCATCACGGGAACGGGAGAAGTTTCGGGCGGAGTTGGAACCCCTTCTGGCAAATGCGAACCTAACCCCTGCCGATATTCGTACCTCTGCGGCAGCTTATTTGGAGAGCCGTAAACCCGGTTTCCGGGTAGGCTTATTGTTCTCTGGTGGCAAGACCGAGCAGGAGAAGCAGCGTCGGGCTGCTGAACTTGTGAGACTCTTGCAAGATCAGGCATCAGGACAAGTTGAGGTGCATATTCGTACCATGCTTAGACAGTTGGGTGAAGCACATCAGCTGTGGGGTGCTGAGTGGGAGCAGGCGCTGAACGCGGAGCTGCCTGCGGTAGATGAAGCACTGCTGGAGATGAAACGGAGCGCCAGTGCAGAAGTATCTCCTGAGTATGTGCTTCAATTCAGCAAAGATATACGGGGCGAGATTGAGGCCCGTTACCGCAGGTCGGCCATGATACTGGCCGACCGCTTGCTTGAAGCGCTGGGCGCGCAAGGCGAAGCCGCGCTCCAGGCGCTGGACGCCAGCCGCACAGCGCTGCTGGCGCAATCGGCGTCGGCTGCGCGCTACACGGCGCTACAGCGCGCCGCCGACGCCGAGGCAGCAGGGCTGCGCAGCCTGCTGCCGCCTGCGGGCCCCCTCACCTCCGGGCTATTGCCAGAGGTGCAGGGCCCGCCCGTGCCCGCGCACGAGCCGGGTGAAGCACCCGGCCCGCACACGGGCACGGCAGAGTCTGTGGCTGCGCAGCCACAGACTCCAGGGGCACCGCCGCCGCGCAAAGCGGCGGTGCACGGGCAGCCGGCGGCTGGCGCACAGCGCCGCCGGCGCCTGGACGCAGCGGCGGCACGGCTGGAAGCCGCCGCTGCGCTGGTAGAGCCGTACCCCGCCATGGGGTCGGCGGTACGGGATCTGCGTGCACGCGCGGCTTCGCTTGCGGGCGGCACGTTTACGCTGGCGCTGTTCGGAGCGTTCAGCGCCGGTAAGTCCTCCTTCGCCAACGCGTTGCTGGGCGAAGCCGTGTTACCGGTCTCGCCGCATCCAACGACAGCGGCAATTAACCGGATCATGGCTCCGTCCGGTGGCGCGGAGCATGGAACTGCCCGGGTCCGGATGAAGTCCCCGGACGCCTTCCAGGAGGATCTTGCGTATTCCTTCCGTTTGCTTGGACTGGGCGAGCCTGGGGCAGACTGGCAAAAACGCGTCAAAGCCCTTTCACCACAGGATGTGCATCCGGCGGGGCGCCCGCATTACAGCTTTTTGCAGGCAGCTGCAGCAGGCTGGGAGGATACCGCAGCTCAACTCGGCCAGGATGTGCTGGTGGATCTGAACGGATATCGTAACTTTGTCGCTAATGAGAAGAAGTCTTGCTTTGTCGACAGTATTGACCTGTACTACAGTTGTGATGTGACAGAACAAGGCATTGTCCTTGTAGATACGCCAGGGGCTGACTCCGTGAATGCCCGTCATACGGGCGTCACATTCAATTATATGAAGAATGCGGATGCACTCATTTTCGTAACGTACTACAATCATGCCTTCTCTCAAGGAGACCGACAGTTCCTGAATCAATTGGGACGCGTCAAAGACAGCTCGGCGATGGATCAGATGTTCTTTGTAGTTAATGCAAGTGATTTGTCTTCCTCTGAAGAGGAGTTGGAGCAGGTTCTTGACCATGTGAGTACTCAGCTGCGCAGTAATGGCATTCGGGCACCACGCCTATTTCCTGTATCCAGCATGCTGGCAATGGAAGGCAAGACGGGCAACGATGCGACATTGCTGGAGCAATCCGGCTTCATTCAGTTCGAGAAAGAATTTAACCGATTTGCAGGAAGTGAGCTTGCGGACCTTGCAGTTGGTGGAGCTTCTGAAGAGATCGCACGGGTGATAAAACGTCTGAAGACACGTGCCGAGGATGCGACTCAGGGGGAAGAGGTTCTACAGCGACGTCGGGATGAGCTGGGCTCAATCCAGGAACAGTCGCTTCAGAGGGTACATTTGCTTGCGGAACGGTCCATGAAGGCAGAACTGGCTCAGGAAACGTCTGAACTTCTGTTCCATGTGCGGCAGCGCCTGGGTTATCGTTTTGGTCTGTTCATGGCAGAAGCGTTCCATCCATCCGTTCTTCGTGAGGATCGCGGGAATCTGAAAGCAGCCTTTGCAGCCTGCGGTCGCGAACTGCTGCGCATGATTGCCATCGAACTGGAGCAGGAACTGCTTGCTACTACACTCCGACTCGAACAGGCGGGTCAGACTTGGCTGCACAAACAAGTGACCGAATGTGTAGATGAATTGAAACGATTATCCGGAGGAATGGATCTGTCGTTGCCGCTGAACGAACGCTGGAGTACACCTGTCCTGGACGAGGTGCGTTTGGAAGAACCTTCGGGTTGGAAAACATATCTGAGTTATTTCCGTAATCCGAAACAGTTCTTCGAAGGAGATGGACGACAGCGGCTGCAGGAGGCACTTGACCCAGTTATTAAACAGATGGTGATCGATGTTCTGCCTGCTGCGGAGAATAAGCTGGTCCAATTCTATGACAACCAGCTTGGGCAGTCTTTGCAGCATCAATCCCGTCAATTGGAAGAGAGACTTGAGGAGGCCGTGAGTGCCCTCCATGAGACTCTGACCAGTGGAATTCCTGCCGAAGAATGGGAGAGTCTGTCTGTACAACTGGGGCAGATTGAATGTGAATAA
- the nth gene encoding endonuclease III: MNAATVRHILETMEAMFPDAHCELNHSNAFELTVAVLLSAQCTDETVNKVTADLFKKYTSPADYLSVPLEELEQDIRRIGLYRNKAKHIQNMCRILIEQYGGDVPQEHDQLVTLPGVGRKTANVVVSNAFGVPAIAVDTHVERVSKRLALAGWDDSVLEVEKKLMKRVPRDEWTLTHHRFIFFGRYHCKAQNPQCHVCPLLDICREGKKRMKTSQIRKDKERATTPKRKIN; the protein is encoded by the coding sequence ATGAATGCAGCCACTGTTAGGCATATACTTGAAACAATGGAAGCGATGTTTCCTGATGCACATTGCGAATTAAATCACAGCAATGCGTTTGAATTGACTGTAGCCGTCCTATTGTCTGCCCAGTGCACCGACGAAACGGTAAACAAGGTAACCGCAGACTTGTTCAAAAAGTACACCAGTCCTGCCGATTATCTGTCTGTTCCTCTCGAAGAACTGGAACAGGATATCCGGCGTATCGGTTTGTACCGAAACAAGGCCAAGCATATTCAGAACATGTGCCGAATTTTAATAGAGCAGTATGGCGGTGATGTACCGCAGGAACATGATCAGCTTGTGACGCTACCTGGTGTCGGGCGGAAAACTGCAAATGTCGTTGTATCCAATGCATTTGGAGTCCCGGCAATTGCGGTGGATACGCATGTTGAACGTGTATCCAAAAGGCTGGCACTGGCAGGTTGGGATGACTCCGTACTTGAAGTCGAGAAAAAACTGATGAAGCGCGTACCCCGGGATGAGTGGACTTTAACTCATCATCGGTTCATATTTTTTGGACGCTACCATTGCAAGGCACAAAACCCTCAATGTCATGTCTGTCCATTACTGGACATATGCAGAGAAGGTAAAAAGCGTATGAAAACGTCCCAAATCAGGAAAGATAAGGAACGTGCCACAACCCCAAAACGAAAAATAAATTAA
- a CDS encoding S-layer homology domain-containing protein, with amino-acid sequence MTFKYNNPSHSKKVVSAVLAGMMALSAGGAAMAAESTDTGQGQTATVSNTAAPTGLFSDIKVGYWAEKHVYKLAYQGILLGNNGLFRPGDAVTQQEAVTMAIRFMNKENQLNDSTATALPTNMEVGNYFKPYVALALQLGLIDKTEESTVDVSKTSWGQKQASREWITKLLIRSLNKDAEAKAQNNQSTGFADNDSISESGKGYINLAVSLDLAKGVEGNKFNPTGSVTRAQLATFFSRGETLTDTKYANTSTGYVTGLKDGQITLVVDGKAVNFAVSSSTPYFTKDSESRASSADVKLYTKVQIVGTTGTASYVEVVDATPQVESVEGTFARSLSGNKIGLFVGENYETYGYDEATAFMDQNGNAIKLSDITADSTIEVQRETFSADKKTVVIRVKSGIVNKSDSGVVAEVTTSAKTVKLTNAAGTTEQYTYNDNLIIRYQDRILSLAELKAGSAVKYTVKDSILQTIELSQGVEQSLRGTLVEIGGNQSTLTFKREGGSLEAKLLVEKPEVVINGIQDATLNDLITDATNGDQVELTLNSEDRVTRIQVIGRQMEPMNGVSVVSYNSKTKVLTVLDSNKKPFVFTLDDKTKLDYNTTKPTLAGLESLLNDGRKLDLTYVGTRALSVKVIYKYEGTISSIDTSGRKISLLSGNQTITVPYSTVPTIEIYNKSGASLSDLKIGDSVTVTLGSNQDYVQKVALNTVAQFEVVSVETNGRVRVKSDSLTSQFYVDQAVLTGESGQTITASQLTAGNLINVTFEGTTPKAVQVVKRTLAEVTSVDASSVTLKLFNGQSETVPVSGSVKVVKSGSTLTTLGSLTVGDRVEMTKDTDNSTRFRVLTVMSKQFWSYDGVGNQILVKRESTSDTNYRFALGTGAFVHQGDNTLSVQSLKDNDNIVLYLLNNVVLEIQKQ; translated from the coding sequence GTGACTTTTAAATATAACAATCCATCACACTCTAAAAAAGTAGTTTCAGCCGTGCTTGCAGGCATGATGGCCCTTAGCGCTGGCGGAGCTGCCATGGCAGCAGAATCAACAGATACGGGGCAAGGCCAGACTGCAACTGTAAGCAATACAGCTGCACCAACCGGTTTGTTCAGTGATATCAAGGTCGGATATTGGGCTGAGAAACATGTGTACAAGCTGGCCTATCAAGGCATTCTTCTCGGTAACAACGGCCTGTTCCGTCCAGGAGACGCGGTAACACAGCAGGAAGCTGTGACGATGGCGATCCGTTTTATGAACAAGGAGAACCAGTTGAACGACAGCACGGCTACGGCATTACCGACAAATATGGAAGTGGGAAACTATTTCAAGCCATATGTCGCTTTGGCACTTCAACTGGGACTGATTGATAAAACCGAAGAATCTACTGTGGATGTATCCAAAACATCCTGGGGGCAGAAGCAGGCATCACGTGAATGGATTACAAAATTGCTGATCCGTTCGTTGAACAAAGATGCTGAAGCGAAAGCACAAAACAATCAATCTACCGGATTTGCAGATAATGATAGCATTTCCGAAAGTGGCAAAGGTTACATCAATCTGGCTGTAAGTTTGGATCTGGCCAAAGGTGTAGAAGGCAACAAGTTTAACCCAACGGGCTCTGTAACTCGTGCCCAACTTGCTACATTCTTTAGCCGCGGCGAAACGTTAACGGATACGAAGTATGCGAACACATCCACAGGTTATGTAACAGGATTAAAAGATGGGCAGATTACGCTTGTTGTGGACGGAAAAGCTGTTAACTTCGCAGTGAGTAGCAGTACGCCTTACTTTACAAAAGACAGTGAATCCCGTGCATCGTCTGCGGATGTGAAGCTGTATACAAAAGTTCAGATTGTAGGTACTACCGGTACGGCTTCCTATGTCGAAGTGGTCGATGCTACGCCGCAGGTAGAAAGCGTTGAAGGTACGTTTGCTCGTTCATTATCAGGTAATAAAATTGGCTTGTTTGTAGGCGAGAATTATGAAACGTACGGCTATGATGAGGCAACAGCATTTATGGATCAAAATGGAAATGCAATCAAACTGTCTGATATTACAGCAGATAGCACCATTGAAGTACAACGTGAGACGTTCTCGGCTGACAAAAAGACAGTTGTTATTCGTGTGAAGTCCGGTATTGTCAACAAAAGTGATAGTGGTGTCGTTGCTGAAGTAACGACTTCTGCCAAAACGGTTAAGCTTACCAATGCAGCCGGAACTACAGAGCAATACACGTATAACGATAATCTGATCATTCGATATCAGGACCGAATCCTTTCCTTGGCTGAGCTCAAAGCGGGAAGTGCAGTGAAGTATACGGTGAAAGACAGCATCCTGCAAACGATCGAATTGTCGCAAGGTGTAGAGCAGTCTTTACGCGGTACACTGGTGGAGATCGGTGGTAACCAGTCCACACTGACGTTTAAACGTGAAGGTGGATCGCTGGAAGCGAAGCTGCTGGTAGAAAAGCCTGAAGTAGTCATCAACGGAATCCAGGATGCAACGCTGAATGATCTGATTACGGACGCAACCAATGGAGATCAGGTTGAGCTTACGCTAAACTCTGAAGATCGTGTGACGCGCATTCAAGTAATCGGACGTCAGATGGAGCCAATGAACGGGGTTTCCGTTGTATCCTACAACAGTAAAACAAAAGTATTGACGGTTCTCGACAGCAATAAAAAACCGTTTGTATTCACGCTGGATGACAAAACGAAGCTGGACTACAACACAACGAAGCCTACACTTGCTGGATTGGAGTCTTTGTTAAATGATGGTCGCAAATTGGATCTGACGTATGTGGGAACTCGTGCGCTATCCGTTAAAGTGATCTACAAATACGAAGGCACAATCAGCAGTATTGATACTTCGGGCAGAAAAATCAGTTTGTTGTCTGGAAACCAAACGATCACGGTGCCGTACTCTACGGTTCCAACAATTGAGATCTACAACAAATCTGGAGCAAGTCTGAGTGATCTGAAGATCGGTGATAGTGTCACAGTTACGCTTGGTTCGAATCAGGACTATGTGCAGAAAGTGGCTTTGAACACCGTGGCTCAATTTGAAGTAGTCTCTGTAGAAACCAATGGACGTGTTCGCGTGAAATCGGACTCGCTGACAAGTCAGTTCTATGTCGATCAAGCGGTTTTGACAGGAGAAAGTGGTCAGACCATTACGGCGTCACAATTGACAGCGGGCAACCTGATTAACGTTACATTTGAGGGAACTACGCCTAAAGCGGTTCAAGTCGTTAAACGTACGCTTGCGGAGGTTACATCTGTTGATGCTTCGTCAGTTACACTGAAACTATTCAATGGTCAAAGTGAGACGGTTCCTGTTAGTGGTTCTGTAAAAGTGGTCAAATCAGGATCTACGTTAACCACTCTTGGCAGTCTCACTGTAGGTGACCGTGTTGAGATGACAAAGGATACGGATAATTCCACCCGTTTCAGAGTGTTGACGGTCATGAGCAAACAGTTCTGGTCTTATGATGGAGTCGGTAACCAAATTTTGGTTAAACGTGAGTCCACATCTGACACGAATTATCGTTTTGCACTGGGTACAGGCGCATTTGTTCACCAGGGTGACAACACTTTAAGCGTGCAATCTCTCAAAGATAATGATAATATTGTATTGTATCTCCTGAACAACGTTGTACTGGAGATCCAAAAACAGTAA
- a CDS encoding GerMN domain-containing protein, which translates to MNKKLWIAALLVTVMTVAAGCGSKPTAAPAPNQTQGAGTENNASEDQNETDITEPVTMDPEDTTTTTPDTTEGTTEGTTTPSGGTTSEKPGTSESKEKKTIEVYYTDLEELELHKASADISYASDEAKYKAAFAALQQSKDDKLVPLWAKEIELKSVQFKDGALTLDIHMPDTARLGAGGEVFAIDALKQTFFQFDEVKSLDLLVDGQQSESLMGHVDLEHPMTRSE; encoded by the coding sequence ATGAACAAAAAATTATGGATTGCAGCGCTGCTGGTAACGGTTATGACAGTTGCTGCTGGATGTGGAAGCAAGCCAACAGCTGCTCCAGCTCCAAATCAGACTCAAGGTGCGGGAACAGAGAATAATGCGTCTGAGGATCAGAATGAGACGGATATTACTGAACCTGTAACTATGGATCCGGAGGATACAACGACAACGACACCGGATACCACTGAAGGCACTACGGAGGGTACAACGACTCCATCGGGTGGAACTACTTCAGAGAAACCTGGAACTTCCGAAAGTAAAGAGAAGAAGACCATTGAAGTGTACTACACAGATCTGGAAGAGTTGGAATTGCACAAAGCATCGGCAGATATTTCTTACGCTTCGGATGAAGCCAAGTACAAGGCTGCATTTGCGGCGCTGCAACAAAGCAAGGACGACAAACTCGTTCCGCTTTGGGCGAAAGAAATTGAATTGAAATCTGTTCAGTTCAAAGACGGCGCGCTTACCCTGGATATTCACATGCCGGATACAGCACGTCTTGGTGCAGGTGGCGAAGTGTTTGCCATTGATGCTTTGAAGCAAACATTCTTCCAGTTTGATGAAGTCAAATCACTTGATTTGCTGGTAGATGGCCAGCAATCCGAGAGTTTGATGGGCCATGTGGATCTTGAGCATCCAATGACACGATCCGAATAG
- a CDS encoding N-acetylmuramoyl-L-alanine amidase family protein has product MKKFGFLVLLFVFGLVFPGYSHAAADTHIILDGKEIVQPSDAKAEIINSSVMVPIRVISESLGYGVDWKQATSTVTISKDNTAMQMIVGQKTATVNGSNVNLDAPPLVKNGTTLVPLRFIGEQMGLKVGWNNTTKTVTLVTQNSGSGNGTTTPPNSGNDGGGSDQDGLVLVNGISFSDNRFLIATSGNTKPNVFTMTGPDRIVIDLPNTAFADSFSEGQALDSNQNGQLVVSGYPDVSKIRYSLYSNSPSTLRFVIDLSNAKGYDVQSDSGLVMIDLNKEGTTTPQPPVGNNGKKVVVVDAGHGNQDPGAIGVTGKKEKDFNLAMALKVEALLKKESNIDVVLTRSDDTFLALSERVKIAEKLKADIFISIHANSGSAAANGVETYYTRSNSKALATVMHKYLLQSSGLKDRGVKTASLHVTRETTMPAVLLEAGFLSNKSDEAALFTESFQNSVAKGIVAGIKEYLGIK; this is encoded by the coding sequence ATGAAGAAGTTCGGTTTTTTGGTACTGTTATTTGTCTTTGGGCTCGTTTTCCCGGGCTATAGTCATGCAGCAGCAGATACGCACATTATCCTAGATGGGAAAGAAATTGTGCAGCCTTCGGATGCCAAAGCGGAAATCATCAATAGTAGCGTGATGGTTCCAATTAGGGTTATTTCGGAGAGCCTGGGATATGGTGTGGACTGGAAACAGGCAACAAGCACCGTGACTATTAGCAAAGACAACACTGCCATGCAGATGATTGTTGGACAGAAGACGGCAACGGTGAACGGCAGTAACGTGAACCTGGATGCCCCGCCACTCGTGAAAAATGGAACCACACTTGTGCCTTTAAGGTTCATTGGTGAGCAAATGGGTCTTAAGGTGGGTTGGAACAATACAACGAAGACGGTAACATTAGTTACCCAGAATTCAGGTTCCGGAAACGGGACAACCACTCCTCCGAACTCTGGTAATGATGGTGGAGGATCGGATCAGGATGGTCTTGTACTGGTGAACGGCATCAGCTTCAGTGACAACCGCTTTTTGATTGCAACAAGTGGAAATACGAAGCCGAACGTCTTCACGATGACAGGACCGGATCGAATCGTTATAGACTTGCCAAATACCGCATTCGCTGACTCTTTTAGTGAAGGACAAGCTTTGGACAGCAACCAGAATGGACAGCTTGTCGTGAGTGGATATCCGGATGTGTCGAAGATTCGTTATTCCTTGTACAGCAATAGTCCTTCTACTCTTCGTTTTGTCATTGATCTGAGCAATGCCAAAGGTTATGACGTGCAAAGTGACTCCGGTCTGGTTATGATTGATCTGAACAAAGAAGGCACTACAACACCGCAACCTCCTGTTGGAAACAACGGTAAAAAAGTTGTTGTTGTAGACGCTGGACATGGTAATCAGGACCCGGGAGCCATCGGTGTAACCGGCAAGAAGGAAAAAGACTTCAATCTGGCAATGGCTCTGAAAGTGGAAGCATTGCTGAAAAAAGAATCTAACATTGACGTTGTGCTGACGCGCAGCGATGATACATTTTTGGCTTTGAGTGAACGAGTAAAGATCGCAGAAAAATTGAAGGCGGATATCTTTATTTCCATTCATGCGAACAGCGGGTCTGCAGCGGCAAACGGTGTGGAGACGTATTACACCCGTTCGAATAGCAAGGCATTGGCTACGGTGATGCACAAGTATCTCTTGCAATCATCTGGCCTGAAGGACCGCGGAGTAAAAACGGCAAGTCTCCACGTAACCCGTGAAACAACGATGCCGGCTGTTTTGCTGGAAGCCGGTTTCCTGAGCAACAAGAGTGATGAAGCCGCATTGTTCACTGAAAGTTTCCAGAACAGTGTAGCCAAAGGGATTGTTGCAGGGATCAAGGAGTATCTGGGAATTAAATAA